The Mycolicibacterium smegmatis genome has a window encoding:
- a CDS encoding LppX_LprAFG lipoprotein: MQTRPRFAVQSLFAILATAAALVAGCSSSSETSDAPLPDGAALLQESASKTKTQQSVHLLLTVQGKVDGLPVEKLDGDLTNAPAVAAEGTADLIAFGQKIADAKFVIADGNLYAALTPGDPLSNYGAAANIYDVSAILNPDTGLANVLANFSDATADGRESINGTEAVRVKGNVSADAVNKIAPALKADGPVPGTAWITEDDHTLLQAQLEPTPGNSVTMTLSDWGKQVNVTKPAA; encoded by the coding sequence ATGCAGACGCGCCCACGCTTCGCAGTCCAGTCCTTGTTCGCCATCCTTGCCACCGCTGCTGCGCTGGTCGCCGGGTGTTCGTCGTCATCGGAGACCTCCGACGCACCGCTTCCCGACGGTGCCGCGCTGCTCCAGGAGTCGGCGTCGAAGACCAAGACGCAGCAGAGCGTGCACCTGCTGCTGACGGTGCAGGGCAAGGTCGACGGGCTGCCCGTGGAGAAGCTCGACGGCGACCTGACCAACGCGCCTGCCGTGGCCGCGGAGGGCACCGCCGACCTGATCGCGTTCGGCCAGAAGATCGCCGACGCGAAGTTCGTGATCGCCGACGGCAATCTCTACGCGGCGCTGACGCCCGGCGATCCGCTGTCGAACTACGGTGCCGCGGCCAACATCTACGACGTGTCGGCGATCCTGAACCCCGACACGGGCCTGGCCAACGTGCTGGCCAACTTCTCCGACGCCACGGCCGACGGCCGCGAGTCGATCAACGGCACCGAGGCGGTCCGCGTGAAGGGCAACGTCAGCGCCGACGCGGTCAACAAGATCGCACCGGCGCTCAAGGCCGACGGCCCGGTGCCCGGCACCGCGTGGATCACCGAGGACGATCACACGCTGCTGCAGGCCCAGCTGGAGCCCACGCCGGGCAACAGCGTCACGATGACGCTCTCGGACTGGGGTAAGCAGGTCAACGTCACCAAGCCCGCGGCCTGA
- a CDS encoding MFS transporter, translated as MPGGTAVSSRGNRNIAISAGSLAVLLGALDTYVVITIIVDIMADVGIAINQIQQVTPIITGYLLGYIAAMPLLGRASDRFGRKMLIQVGLAGFAVGSVVTALSSDLTMLVIGRIIQGSASGALLPVTLALAADLWSARSRASVLGGVGAAQELGAVLGPMYGIALVWLFNHWQAVFWVNVPLAVIAMVMIHFSLPARQQVDEPERVDVIGGVLLAIALGLTVVGLYNPEPDGKQVLPSWGLPVLAGALVAAVAFFAWEKVAKTRLIDPAGVRFRPFLAALAASLCAGAALMVTLVNVELFGQGVLGQDQDHAAFLLLRFLIALPIGALIGGWLATRIGDRLVVLIGLLIAAGGFVLISHWSVDVLADRHNLGLFTLPVLDTDLAIVGLGLGLVIGPLTSATLRAVPAAEHGIASAAVVVARMIGMLIGIAALGAWGFYRFNQHLATLAARAAGDAGSPMSLAERLTAQAVRYREAYVMMYGDIFLSAAVVCVIGALLGLLISGKHEHAEEFEPAYAPTYGGGGAIDPYDAGDADDAPTEMLDLPTQVLSAPPSDPGDERPGRHRAP; from the coding sequence ATGCCGGGCGGGACTGCGGTGAGTTCCCGGGGCAACCGCAACATCGCGATCAGCGCGGGCAGCCTGGCGGTGCTGCTCGGCGCGCTCGACACCTACGTGGTGATCACGATCATCGTCGACATCATGGCCGACGTCGGCATCGCGATAAACCAGATCCAGCAGGTCACACCCATCATCACGGGGTATCTGCTCGGCTACATCGCCGCGATGCCGCTGCTGGGCCGCGCGTCGGACCGCTTCGGCCGCAAGATGCTCATCCAGGTGGGCCTGGCGGGCTTCGCGGTGGGCTCGGTGGTCACCGCGCTGTCGAGTGACCTGACGATGCTGGTGATCGGACGCATCATCCAGGGCTCCGCGAGCGGCGCCCTGCTGCCGGTGACGCTGGCACTCGCGGCCGACCTGTGGTCGGCCCGCAGCCGGGCCTCGGTGCTCGGCGGGGTCGGCGCCGCGCAGGAACTCGGCGCCGTGCTGGGTCCCATGTACGGCATCGCGCTGGTCTGGCTGTTCAACCACTGGCAGGCCGTGTTCTGGGTCAACGTGCCGCTGGCCGTCATCGCGATGGTGATGATCCACTTCAGCCTGCCCGCAAGACAACAGGTCGACGAGCCCGAGCGGGTCGACGTCATCGGCGGTGTGCTGCTCGCGATCGCCCTCGGCCTGACCGTCGTGGGTCTCTACAACCCCGAACCCGACGGCAAGCAGGTGCTGCCCAGCTGGGGGCTTCCCGTGCTCGCGGGCGCGCTCGTCGCGGCCGTCGCGTTCTTCGCGTGGGAGAAGGTCGCCAAGACCCGGCTGATCGACCCTGCCGGTGTGCGGTTCCGGCCGTTCTTGGCCGCGCTGGCGGCGTCGTTGTGCGCAGGCGCGGCGCTCATGGTGACGCTGGTCAACGTGGAGCTGTTCGGCCAGGGCGTGCTCGGCCAGGATCAGGACCACGCGGCGTTCCTGCTGCTGCGGTTCCTCATCGCGCTGCCCATCGGCGCCCTGATCGGCGGCTGGCTGGCCACCCGGATCGGTGACCGGCTCGTGGTGCTCATCGGTCTGCTCATCGCCGCGGGCGGGTTCGTGCTGATCTCGCACTGGAGCGTCGATGTCCTGGCCGATCGTCACAACCTGGGGCTGTTCACGCTCCCGGTCCTCGACACCGACCTGGCGATCGTGGGCCTGGGCCTCGGCCTGGTGATCGGTCCGCTGACCTCGGCGACGCTGCGGGCCGTGCCCGCGGCCGAGCACGGCATCGCGTCGGCGGCCGTGGTGGTGGCCCGCATGATCGGCATGCTGATCGGCATCGCCGCGCTGGGCGCGTGGGGCTTCTACCGGTTTAACCAGCACCTCGCGACGCTGGCGGCACGCGCGGCCGGAGACGCCGGCAGCCCGATGTCACTGGCCGAGCGGCTCACCGCGCAGGCCGTGCGCTACCGCGAGGCCTACGTGATGATGTACGGCGACATCTTCCTGAGCGCTGCGGTGGTGTGTGTCATCGGCGCCCTGCTGGGCCTGCTGATCAGCGGCAAGCACGAGCACGCCGAGGAGTTCGAACCGGCGTACGCCCCCACGTACGGCGGAGGCGGCGCCATCGACCCGTACGACGCAGGCGATGCCGACGATGCCCCCACCGAGATGCTGGATCTGCCGACACAGGTGCTCTCCGCACCGCCGTCGGACCCGGGCGACGAGCGGCCGGGGCGCCACCGGGCGCCCTGA
- a CDS encoding riboflavin synthase: MFTGIVEELGVLVDKAELDDSARLTIRGPVVTADAGHGDSIAVNGVCLTVVDVLPDGAFTADVMGETLNRSSLAGVAVGDRVNLERAAAVNSRLGGHIVQGHVDGTGSVISRTPHEHWEVVRIALPPALSRYVVEKGSITVDGVSLTVSAIGDDWFEISLIPTTRELTTLGTAPVGTTVNLEVDVIAKYVERLMSGTGR, from the coding sequence GTGTTCACCGGAATCGTTGAAGAACTGGGCGTACTGGTCGACAAGGCGGAACTGGACGACTCCGCCCGTCTGACCATCCGCGGACCCGTGGTGACGGCCGACGCCGGCCACGGTGATTCGATCGCGGTGAACGGCGTATGTCTCACGGTGGTGGACGTATTGCCCGACGGCGCGTTCACCGCCGATGTCATGGGGGAGACGCTCAACCGGTCCAGCCTGGCCGGTGTCGCCGTGGGCGACCGGGTCAACCTGGAGCGCGCCGCGGCCGTCAACAGCCGCCTCGGCGGACACATCGTGCAGGGCCATGTCGACGGCACCGGAAGTGTGATTTCGCGCACGCCGCACGAGCACTGGGAGGTGGTGCGCATCGCGCTGCCGCCCGCGCTCTCGCGGTACGTGGTGGAGAAGGGATCGATCACCGTCGACGGTGTCTCGCTGACCGTTTCTGCCATTGGTGATGACTGGTTTGAGATTTCGTTGATCCCGACCACTCGCGAGCTGACCACGCTCGGGACGGCGCCGGTGGGCACGACGGTGAACCTGGAAGTGGACGTCATCGCGAAATACGTTGAGCGGCTGATGTCGGGTACGGGTCGGTAA
- the ribD gene encoding bifunctional diaminohydroxyphosphoribosylaminopyrimidine deaminase/5-amino-6-(5-phosphoribosylamino)uracil reductase RibD, which yields MSVEAAMRLAIDQAEQVKGATYPNPPVGAVILDRDGQVAGVGGTQPTGGPHAEVMALRAAAERAEGGTAVVTLEPCNHHGRTPPCVDGLVAAGISRVVYAVADPNPVAAGGSARMASSGIEVTSGVLSDEVAGGPLREWLHKQRTGLPHVTWKFATSVDGRSAAADGSSQWITSAAARADVHRRRAAADAIVVGTGTVFVDDPSLTARLPDGTLADRQPLRVVVGRREVSSDANVLNDDSRTMVIRTHDPHEVLRALSDRTDIMLEGGPTLAGAFLRAGVVNRILAYVAPILLGGPITAVDDVGVPSIAHAQRWRFDCVQTIGPDVLMSLVPN from the coding sequence ATCTCGGTCGAGGCCGCGATGCGGCTCGCCATCGATCAGGCCGAACAGGTCAAGGGCGCGACCTACCCCAATCCTCCTGTCGGAGCGGTGATCCTCGATCGCGACGGCCAGGTCGCAGGCGTCGGGGGCACACAGCCCACGGGCGGACCGCACGCCGAGGTCATGGCGTTGCGGGCGGCCGCCGAGCGCGCCGAGGGCGGTACCGCGGTGGTGACCCTGGAACCCTGCAACCATCACGGCCGCACCCCGCCGTGTGTGGACGGCCTTGTCGCAGCAGGTATCTCGCGTGTGGTGTATGCGGTTGCCGACCCCAACCCGGTGGCCGCGGGCGGGTCGGCGCGCATGGCCTCCTCGGGCATCGAGGTCACCTCGGGTGTCTTGTCCGACGAGGTCGCCGGCGGGCCGCTGCGTGAGTGGCTGCACAAGCAGCGCACCGGATTGCCCCATGTCACATGGAAATTCGCGACCAGCGTGGACGGCCGCAGCGCCGCCGCCGACGGGTCCAGCCAGTGGATCACCAGCGCGGCCGCGCGGGCGGACGTGCACCGCAGACGCGCGGCGGCCGACGCCATCGTGGTGGGCACCGGAACGGTCTTCGTCGACGATCCGTCGTTGACCGCGCGGTTGCCCGACGGCACCCTCGCCGACCGTCAACCGTTGCGTGTCGTCGTCGGACGACGCGAGGTGTCCTCGGATGCCAACGTGCTCAACGACGATTCGCGCACCATGGTGATCCGCACGCACGATCCGCACGAGGTGCTCCGTGCGCTGTCGGATCGCACCGACATCATGCTCGAGGGCGGCCCGACGCTGGCCGGTGCGTTCCTGCGCGCGGGCGTGGTGAACCGCATCCTGGCGTATGTGGCGCCGATCCTGCTCGGGGGACCGATCACCGCGGTCGACGACGTCGGCGTGCCCAGCATCGCGCACGCGCAGCGGTGGCGGTTCGACTGTGTCCAGACCATCGGTCCGGACGTCCTGATGAGCCTGGTCCCCAACTGA